GTGGCAACTACGACCTGATGCTTTGCGAGCGCGGCATTCGCACGTACGAAACTGCAACGCGCAACACGATGGACATCTCCGCGATTCCAGTGCTGAAGAAGCTGACGCATCTGCCGGTCTTTGGCGATCCGTCGCACGGCGTGGGCATTCGCGCATTCGTTCCGCCGATGGCGCTGGCTGCTGTGGCTGCGGGCGCGGACGGCTTGCTGATGGAGATGCATCCGAACCCGGACAAGGCAATGAGCGATGGCGCTCAGTCGTTGACGCCCGAGCAGTTGAATGAGCTCGTCGCGAAGCTGCGCCAGCTTGCGCCGGTGGTCGATCGCTCGGTGGCTCCGGCTGTTCAGCCTGTGCACGTGTAAGGGCCTTGCTGCGAACACGCAAACGCCCACCGTGCACGATGCCTCGGTGGGCGTTTGTTTGCGCAGTGGTTAGAGCTTCAGCCCGGCTTTCTTCAGCATCGCCACGAACTGTCGCGGTGTGCGGCCATCGATAGCAACGGCAGCGAGCTTGCCTTCGCGATCGAAGACAAAGGTCTTCGGCAGGCTGTTCACCTTGAACTTCGTCGCGGCCTTGTGGTCGCTGTCGAAGAGCACGGTGAGGTGCGGGATGCGCGAGAGGATGGGCTGCACCTTCAGCGAATCTTCATCGGTGAGTGCGAGCACGACGACGTCGTTGGGCAGCTTGTCGGCGATGTTGTCGAGCGCGGGCAGCTCCATGCGGCAGGGTGGGCACCACGTCGCCCAGAAGTTGACGATGACGATCTTGCCGCGCAGTTGGCTCAGCGTCCACTTCTTGCCCTTGATGTCCTTAGCGGTGAAGTCCTGCTTGCTGACCTCTTCGTCGTCCTTCGCGAGCTTGTCGAGCGCGGCGATGTACTGCGGGTTCTGCGCGATGGGGCCGGAGACCTTCATCTCTTCGTAGCGCGCGAGGGTGGCGAGCTCGTTGTACGGCTCGGCGGGCTTGCCGTTGGCTTCAGGCACGGGGAAGCCGTTGGTCGCGGCGGCGAGCGTGTCGGTCACAGCTTGCAGGTTGTCGCGACCGGGGTCGCCTTCGGTGGAGAGATGCGCCAGCCCCAGCGCAAGGCCGAGCTTGGGTTTGCCGTCGGGCAGTGTGGCGATCTCTTTGGCGATGGAGCCGGTGCGCGTGCCGCGCTCGGCTTCGGGCAGCGAGCGCAGCGTGCCGATCTCCTTGCGAATGCTGTCGGGAGTGGCCTGGGCATGCAACGCGGTAGCGGTGAAGAGGAGTGCAGCAGCGGTGAGAGCGAGTACGGGTTTCATGTCGGCGGTGAATAGCTCCTGAGTAGAAGGTGTGCAGGGAGTGTACGACAGGCGCGGGTTTGGCTTGTTATCCTCGAAGTGTCAAAGCAGAAAGCGAGAAGTGGATGCGTCGCATCGTAGTCAAGCTTGGAACGAACGTGATCATGCGCACGGATGGCAAGGTAGCGTTGGGTTTGTTGTGCGGCCTGGTGGAACAGGTGGCGGCGCTGCGTGAGCAGGGCTATGAGGTGTTGGTTGTATCTTCGGGCGCTGTGGGGCTCGGTGTGGAGCGACTGGGGCTGAGCACGCGACCGACGGTACTGGCGCAGGTGCAGGCGTGTGCGGCGATTGGCCAGTCGCGACTGATGGCGCTGTATGGTGACGCATTCGACCGCTTCAACTGCCCGATCGCGCAGGTGCTGCTGACCGAAGATGATTTCCGCGATCCGACACGCCATGCCAATCTGCGCGCGACGCTCGATGCGTTGCTGACGCTGGGCGTGATTCCGATCGTGAACGAGAACGATACGGTTTCGACGATGGAGCTGGAGCGCCCGGCGGAAGGCGCGCCGCAGCGTCTGTTCGGCGACAATGACAAGCTTTCGGCGCTGCTGGTGAAGCACATCAACGCCGACTTGCTGGTGCTGCTTTCGGATGTGGATGGACTTTACGATCGCAATCCAACGGAGCCGGGCGCGCAGGTGTTGCAGCGCGTTGAGGTGATCGACGAGAGCGTGTTGGCGCTGGCGCAGGGCGGCAATGGCCGCGGTCGCGGTGGCATGAGCTCGAAGCTCGAGAGCGCGAACATCGCGCTGCGCGCGGGAAAGCAGGTGGTGATCGCGAACGGTCGCACGCCGCAGGTGCTCGAGCGTTTGCTCGCGGGTGAAGTGCTCGGAACGCGCTTTGCTGCGCCGGTGGCTGCTGGGAGTTGGCGATGAGCGAGCGCACGGTTCGCGAGATCGCTGTCGCTGCCAAAGCGGCTTCGCGTGTGCTCGCGCCACTGGATGAAGCGAAGCGCAACGCTGCGTTGGAAGCGATGGCGGATGCCATTGCAGCAGCGGGGCCGGAGTTGTCTGCAGCGAACGCGGAAGACTTGAAGGCTGCGGAGTCGTTGAGCGGCGAGGATGCACTATCGCCTTCGACGCTCTCGCGCTTGAAGCTGAACAAAGCGAAGTTGCAGGAGATGGTGGAACAGATTCGCTCGGTGGCGGCATTGCCTGATCCTCTTGGTCGGGTGCTGGATGCGACGGAGTTGGACAACGCGAATCCGTTGCCCGGTGGCAGCGTGGATGGCCTGCATCTGCAGAAGATTTCTGTGCCGCTCGGTGTGTTGGCGGTGATCTTTGAAGCACGTCCGGACGCGGTGACGCAGATTGCGGCGCTGGCGCTGAAGAGCGGCAATGCGGTGATGTTGAAGCCGGGCAAAGAAGTGGAACGCACGGCGATTGCGTTGGTGGATGTGTTGCGCAAAGCTGTCGCGGCTGCTGGTTTGCCGAGCGATCTGATTTCGCTGGTGCTGGGGCGGGAGCGCGCAGCAGAGATGCTGGCGATGCACGATGCGATCGATATGATGATCCCGCGCGGCGCGAAGAAGCTGGTGGAGTACGTGCAGGCGAATACGCGCATTCCAGTGTTGGGTCATGCCGAGGGCATCTGCCATATCTATGTCGATCTCGCTGCGGATGAGCAGCTAGCGTTGCGCGTGATTGACGATGCGAAGCTCGATTATCCGGCGGCGTGCAATGCGGTGGAGACGGTGCTGGTGCATCGCGATATCGCCGATGAGTTTGTGCCGAAGCTTGCCGAGCATCTCTCGCGTCGCGGCGTGAAGTTGCATGGTGACAGCGAAGTGTTGAAGCTCACGAAGGATGCAACGCCGGTTGCGGACTGGTCGCATGAGTACGGCGAGCCGGAGATCGCTGTGGGTGTTGTGGACTCGCTCGATGCGGCGATCGCGCACATTCACACGCATGGCTCATCGCACACGGAGAGCATTCTTACGGAGGATGCTGTGGCCGCAGAGCGCTTCCTGCGCGAGGTGGATGCGGCGGGCGTGTATCACAACGCGAGCACGCGTTTTGCTGATGGCTTTCGTTACGGCTTTGGTGCCGAGGTGGGCATCAGCACGAGCAGGTTTCACGCGCGCGGACCCGTGGGGCTAGATGGCTTGACGACGTACAAGTATGTGTTGCGCGGGCGCGGTCATGTGGCTGGCGACTATCGCGGTGTGGCGGGCCGCAGCTTCACGCACAGGAAAGAAAGCTAGACCAGGACACAACCAATGGCCACGCGCGTTCTCATTCTCGGCACGGGACTCATCGGCGCAAGCATCGGGCTTGCGCTGAAGTCGCTCGGCGCTGCGTTTGAGGGCGAGGTGTTGGGCTGGGACCCGAATGCGGCCGAGTCTGCGGAGGCGCTGCGCATCGGTGCGCTCGATCGCGTGCTGGCTTCGCAGGAGGATGTGCTCGCCCTGAACGCTGCAGATGTGTACGTGCTCGCTGCGCCGGTGTTGCCGATCCTCGATTGGATGGAGCGGCTGGCGCCGGTGCTGAGCGAAGGACAACTGGTGACGGACGTTGGCAGCACGAAAGTTGTGATCTGCGAAAAGGCGAACGCGCTGTTCAATCAGCCGGGGCGCGCAACGTTTTTGCCGGGACATCCGATGGCGGGCAAAGAGTCTGGCGGCGCTGCGATCGCGGAGGCCTCGCTCTTCCGCGGGGCCACCTGGTTGTTTACTTCGCTGGCAGAGCCAACGCCTCTGACGCTGCAGTGGCAGGCGTGGATCGCCGCGTTCGGCGCGGTGCCGCGTGAGATTGAAGCGCTGCGCCATGACAAGGTTTGCGCCTGGGTTTCGCATCTGCCGCAGATGTTGTCGACGGCGTTTGCGGCTTTGCTCGAAGATTCGTTCGGCGAGGACGCGGCGGCGATGGAAGACATCCGCGCGATCGGCGGGCGTGCACTGCGCGAGACGACGCGCCTCGGTGCCAGCCCGTATTCGATGTGGCGCGACATCGCGATGACGAACACGCAGCCGCTTGCGGCGACGCTCTTCGCGCTGGAGCAGCACCTGGCGCATATTCGCGAGAACCTGCGCACGCCGGAGTTGCGCGAAGAGTTCCGCGCCGCGAATCGGTTTCGCTCCACGCGTTAGCGCGCTGTGCCATCATCGAAGCAGCGTCACTTCTCTTTGCGAGGTTGCTCTTGAAGACTCTGTTCCGCTCTGTCTCTGTGCTGGCTGCTGCGTTGGCTCTTAGCTCCGCTGCTCATGCGGGCGATCCGCCGCGGGTGTATCCGACGGGCACGACGGTCTACAACCCGGCGAAGGCGTACAACAGCTATGTCGCGTTCAGCGGGCCTGATGGGCTGATGCACCTGATCGACATGAACGGCCACGAGGTGAAGCGCTGGTCGCATGGCGGCAACCCCGGCGAGGTGCTTGATCCGAAGCTCGTGGGCGGAGCGCGCGGCCACGTGATGCTGCAGCTTGCGGAAAATGGCGACAAACGCGGCGGCATCTTCACGAACAAGACCTTCGGCGAAGCGGACTGGAATGACAAGACCGTGTGGTCGTGGAGCGGCGAGGGCAAGGATGGCTCGGCGTTGCAGAATCACGACTGGGCGCGGCTGCCGAACGGGCATACGCTGATGCTTCGCACGGTGGTGCACGCGGTGCCGATGGTTGGGCCGACGGTGATCGGCGATCAGGGCATCGTCGAGGTCGATCAGCAGGGCAAGGTGGTGTGGACGTGGGACGCGGGCGATCATCTCGCGGAGTTCGGCTTCTCGCCGGAGGGCATCAGGTATCTGCAGGCGCGTGTGGCCAAGAACGGTGCGGAGCCGTATGGCTATCTCGAGATCAACGACATGCAGGTGCTCGGGCCGAACCAGTGGTTCGACGCAGGCGACAAGCGCTTTGACCCCGAGAACATCATGATCGACGCCCGCAAGGGCAACGTGGTGCTGATCATTTCAAAGCGCACAGGCAAGGTGGTCTGGAGCCTTGGGCCGAACTTTCCGGGCGATGAGCTGTCGCCGGACCAGCGCATCGGCAACAAGACGCTGCCGCGTCCGGTGGACCAGATCTCGGGCCAGCACAACGCGCATTTGATCGCGAAGGGCCTGCCGGGTGCAGGGCATCTGCTGCTCTTTGACGACGAAGGCGGCGCAGGCTTTCCGCCTGCAGCGTTGGGAATTTATGCGGGCTCGCGCATTCTGGAGATCGACCCGGTGAAGAAGCAGATCGTGTGGCAGTACACGGGCGAAGACTCCGGCCGGCCAACGTGGACGTTCTTTTCGTCGTTCGTGTCGAGCGCGCATCGTCTGCCGAACGGCAACACGTTGATCTGCGAGGGCATGTATGGACGCCTCTTCCAGATCACGCCGACGGGCGAGATCGTGTGGGAGTACGTAGTGCCGTACCTCGGCCACGGCAAGCGTGGCGACAAGCCGTTCGAGTCGATGCTGACGTATCGCGCGCAGGCGGTGCCGTATGACTGGGTTCCCGAAGGCACGCCGCACACGGAGACGCCGGTGCAGGAACTCGACATCACGAGCTATCGCGTGGGGCAACCGTAGACGCTTACCGGTCGGCGAAGTTTGCGCGGCGGCGGTGCTGCGCTATCATCAAAGGCGACAGTATTACGGCATAAGGAGTGATCGAGATGGAAGAGCACGTACACGCGCAGCATGATGTGATTGACGAGTGGTGGCCGCTTGGCTTGATTGTGTTTGGCGTGAGCTGCGTTTCGTTCCTCATCTTCTTCACCGCCAGCTGGTAAACCGCAAAGATTCGGCAAAAGAAAACGACCGCAAGCCTTAGGGCTGCGGTCGTTTTTTGTTGCTGTGCCGAGGGCCTAGTGCGTGCGGCTGCCGCGCGCGTTGGGGGCAGGCGGCGGATAGATCGCCTTGCGCTTCGGCGCCTTCTCGATCTTCGGCTCCGGCTTGGTCGGGTGCGTGAGATCTTCGGTGCGATGCGTGGCGACGGCTTCGGCCATGGCAAACTTCAGCTTCTCGATGCCTTCGCCGGTCACGGCGGAGATCTCAAAGTACGGCAGCTTGCGGCGCTTGGCGTAGGCCTTCAGGTTCTTCAGCTTCTCGGGGTTGGCGGAGTCGATCTTCGTGGCGACGACGATGGTCGGCTTGGCCGCGAGCGCGGGGTCGAAGCTCTTGAGCTCGGCGGTGATGACCTTGAAGTTTTCGACCGGGTCTGCGGTTTCGCCTTCGGCGAGCGCGGCGTCGGTCGTCACCGCGCTGTCGGAAACATCGACGAGGTGCACGAGAACGCTGGTGCGCTCAATGTGGCGCAGAAACTGTACGCCGAGGCCTGCGCCGAGATGCGCGCCTTCGATGAGGCCGGGGACGTCGGCCACGGTAAACGACTGCTCGTAGGGGAAGTCGCCGATCTGCACAACGCCGAGGTTGGGCTCGAGCGTGGTGAAGGCGTAGTTTGCGATCTTCGGCTTTGCGGCGGAAATGCGCGAGATGAGTGTCGACTTGCCGACGTTCGGGAAGCCTACGAGGCCGGCATCGGCGAGCAGACGGAGTTCAAGGCGCAGTGTGCGCGCTTCGCCGGGGCGACCGAGTTCGTGCTCGCGGGGGGCCTGGTGCGTGCTGGTGGCGAAGTGCTGGTTGCCTCGTCCGCCGCGTCCGCCGCGGGCGATGACGAAGTCTTCGTCCACGTGCTGGAAGTCGTGAATCTGCGCACCGGTCTCTTCGTCGTAGACGACGGTGCCGACGGGGACCTTGAGCACGAGCGGCTCGCCGGAGCGGCCGCTCATGTTGGAGCCGAGGCCATGTTCGCCGCGTTCGCTCTTATGCTCCGGGTTGAAGCGGAAGTGCACGAGCGTGTTGTGCATGCGCGAGCTGCGCAGCACGATGTCGCCACCGTGGCCGCCGTCGCCGCCGGAAGGGCCGCCGCGCGGCACAAATTTCTCGCGCCGGAACGCCATACAACCGTTGCCGCCGTCGCCGGCCTTGATGCGGATTCGCGCTTCGTCAATAAACATCGTGCAGCCCCTGAACTTTCTCCAATCTCCAGTGTAGATGCTTTGCGGCGATCCTCCTATGCCCCGATGCGATTTGCTCTTTGCATCCGCACCGCGACTCACGATACCGTGAAAGAAATTTCTCCTCTTGCGTAGTGAGTGCCTCGGCTCGTTTGCCTCCGAGGCGGAGTGTACGTTTGCGTCTTTGGTGGCGAGTGGCCTGGGCTGGATGCACTGTGTCGGCAGCGTTATGGCTGGCCGGATGCGGGGTGTCGCGCGTGCCTGCGCAGCCGGAAATCGCGCTGGAACCGCCGGAGTGGGAGCAGGTAGAGCTGCAGCGGGTGGACCTCCGCGATGCAACGCTCGCCGACCGCAGCGAAGACGCCGACGCAGACGATGAAAGCACCACTCACCGCGGACAATCTGTCGATCCCGCCAGCGGAGCCAGCTCTGCGGGCCTTGCCACGACCACGAACGACAACACCGTTGATGGACTTTCGGCGTGGCAGTCCTTCCGCGCCAGCACCCGGGGAGCGGCGGCAGGCGCGGCGCGCAGCCGTGCCTCGTTTGCGGGCAGCGCCATCCGCTCGATGGAGGCGGGAAGCGCGAATTTCACCGCAGAGGCCGGCGGTGCAGGAGCGGTCGTTGCGGTGGGCTCGCGGCGCGGGGGCGAGCATCTGCACGGGCGGCTGTTTGCAATCGCGCTGGACGCAGCCTTTGCGGCGACGAACCCTTACTCGGTCGCCACGCGCTACAACAACGGCTCGCCGATCACCTCGCTCGTCAAGCCGCGCGCGGCAACGGTCGAGGTAGGCGGCAGCGTGGGCGGCCCCCTCGCGTTTCGCGGCGCGCCGCACTGGTGGCGCACCCATGCGGCGGGCATTGCCTCGCTGGAGTATGAGTTGCGTGACACGCGCGTGGTGGCGTCGTCGCAATCGCCGAGCTTTTTCACGCTCTCCGCCACGCAGCAGGCGTTGCTGGCCAACCGCGGCGTGACGGCGGTCCAACGCGCGCAGGCGTTGCGCTTCCTCGATAGCCTGATGGGCGAGACGACGCGCGACTCCACGCGGCTGCTCAGCTTCGCGCGGCTCGATCTGAAGCCGACGATGAGTGATTCGCTCGCGCTTGCATTCCTTGGCAACCGCTTCGCTTCGCCGGTGGGTGCATCGTTTGCGGGCCGCTCTGATGCGGTGATGACGCGCGGCGTCGGCAGTCTTGGCGACGCGCGCACGGAGGTCACGGCCTTCACCGCGAGCTGGACGCGCACGCTGCCGCACGGCTGGACGAATGATCTTCGCGCGCAGTGGTCGCACGATCTCGAGTTTGAGCAGCCGCGGGCTCCGCTGGCGCAGGAGCCCGCCGTCGCCAGCGGGGGCCTTTCGCCGCAGGTCACCATCGCGCCGGAAGGCTTCGTCTACGGCACGCCCGCATCGCTGGGGCGAACGGCCTACCCTGACGAACATCGCGTCCAGCTTGTCGAAACGGCATCGTGGCTGCATCGCGGCGTGTTCCTGCGCCTGGGCGCGAACTGGAGTCGCGTGCAGGATCGTATCGACTCAGCGACGAATACGAACGGCACCTTTCGCTACTCCAGCGGTGATACGAACGGCCGCGCGGGCGGGCTTGTCGACTGGATGACCGACTACATTTACGGCGTGAACGCATACCCCAATGCCGCGTGCCCGAGTATCACCGCGAGCGTGCACCGCTTCTGCTTCCTGAGCTACACGCAGACCTTCGGCGCGCAGCAGACGGAGTTCGCCACGCACGAGATCGCAGGCTTTGCGCAGGCGGAGTGGAGCGCGTGGCAGCGCTTGCACTTCACGCTCGGGTTGCGCGGCGAGTACACCCTGCTTCCGTTGCCGCAGCGCTCGAACCCTGCGCTGAACCTCGCGTTGCGCTCGCTCAACGACCCGCGCGCAGGCTCGACGGCGGTCTTTCCCGAGGACCGCAACAACTTCGGCCCGCGTGTCAGCGTGGCGTGGCGCGCGCCTCTGGGCATTACGGCGACGGCTGGTTACGGTCTCTTCTTCGGCAGGCTTGCGGGCGAGACCACGCGTGCGGCGCTCACGGAAAATGCGCTCGCCACGGGCATCGAACGCGTGCGCATCACGCCACGCACCGAGGTGCTTTGCCCGCAGACGCCGACGGTGAGCTTCGGCTATCCGTGTTCGTTCACCGGCGCGGCTCCGTCAGCCGTGGCGGAGACCGCACGAGCGCTCGTCTTCGCCCCGCACTTTCGGTTGCCTGCCGTGCAGCGCTTCTCGCTGACGCTGCAGCGCGAAATCGCGCGCGGCTGGCAGGCGCACGTGGCCTACGCAGGAGCGCTTGCCACGCAGCTTCCTGGAACAGTGGATCTGAACGTGCAACCGTCGACGACGCTCACCACGTTTCAGCTGCAGGGCGGCGTAAATCGCCTTGGCGCGCGTGCGGGGACGACGTTTTCCGTGCCGCTTTACAGCGCGCGCAAGCTCAACGGTTACGGTCCGCTGACGGCGTTGCTCTCGGACGATAACGCGACCTTCCATGCGTTGGACGCGTCTCTGCGCGGACGCTGGCGCACGTTGCAACTGCAACGGCCTACGCATGGTCGCGCGCCATCGACTACGCTCCGCTGCAGGGCGCCGCTCCGCATACGGACACGCAGTTCGACCCGTTTGCGAACGGTTACGACAAAGGCCGCTCGTCGCTCGACTACACGCACCACTTCTTCGGCACCGTGCAGTGGCGGCCGACGTTTGCAGGGGGCGCGTTGTGGCAACGCTCTGCCTTCCGCGATTGGACCGTCGGCGCGACGGGGATTGCGGGCAGCGGCGCACCGTTCAGCATGATGATCGACGGCGGCACCGAGCTGTCCGGGGGCAGTGAGACGATCAACGGTTCGGGCGGTGCGAAGTATTTGCCCACGGTGGGCCGCAATACGCTGCGCTTGCCTGTGCGCAGCAACGTGGACCTTCGCCTGGAGCGGACGGTCACGTTACCGGGTCGTTGGCGCGCGAGCTTCGCGGCAGAGACCTTCAATCTGCTCAACACGCCCAGCACCAGCGTGGAAACGCGTGCTTTCGCGCCCGGCACTGTCACCGGCGGGGTCACGCCACTCGTCTTTCAGGACACCACCGCCCTTGCCGCCGAGGGCGACACCACGACCACGCCCTTCGGCCAGCCGCTCTCTTCTACCACCGGCATCCTGCACGAACGGCGGCTGCAACTCAGCGCGCGCTTTGTGTTTTAGGCGGGAAACAGCGGATTTTCACGTGCGGGAATCTACTTCGTAACGCCTACCGTAAACTCTGCATCCTAGTAGCCAGAACCTTCCTCGTTTCCGGAGCCGCAGTCGCCATGCATCTGCTCGACGCCATCATGCACCACGGTTATGTGGCGACGGCTGTGATCCTGTTTGTCGCGGCCTGCGGCGTGCCGCTGCCGCTCAGCTTAGTGCTGCTGACTGCAGGGGCAGCCGCCCATGCGGGCACGCTTTCGTTTCCGACGCTTGTAGCCTGCGCGGTCATCGCGGGCGTTTGTGGCGACACGCTGATGTACTTCGGCGGACGCTTCACTGGCTGGTGGCTGCTCGCGGGGTTGTGCCGCCTGAGCGTGAACCCGGAAACCTGCATCTTCGGCTCGGCGCGCTCGTTCTACAAGCGCGGCCCGCGAACGCTGCTCTTCGCGAAGTTCGTGCCAGGGCTCGCGACCGTAGCCGCCCCGCTTGCGGGCAGTCTGTACATGCGCCCGTCGCGGTTCTTGCGGCTGGACCTTCTCGGTGTCACTTTCTATGTGCTCACGTGGACGACGCTTGGCTACTTCTTCTCGCACGCGCTGCGCACGCTCACCGCGTGGGTGATCGGCTTCGGCCATGTCACGGCGGCGATGTTCACGACGCTGTTCGTGCTGTACCTGCTGTATCTCATCATCGCGACGCTGCGCGACACGCGCTTCACCACGGTAGAACGCGTCGCTGCGGTGGAGCTGCGCCAGCGCCTCTCGCTGCATAAGGCGCATGAGCGCGTGGTGGTGATCGCCGATGTGCGCTCGCACGGGTATTACGATCCGAAGGCGACGCGCATCAAGAACTCGATTCGCATTGAGCCGAACCGTCTGCGCGAAGAGCTTTCTGCGCTGCGTGAGTTCATGGCACCGGAGTGCGATATCTATCTCTACTGCTCGTGCGCGCACGACGCCACGAGCGTCCGCGTCGCGAAGGTGCTGGAGCAGGAGAACTGCCATACGAAGGTGATTCGTGGCGGCCTGCGGGCGTGGGTGAAGGCGGGTGGCGAGGTCGAGCCTGTGCCGCACAGCGAGATGGAACATCTACCGCGTTTCGAGTAGTGGTTGCCATATCGGTGGCGCAGATGCCGAGGGTCCTTGGCTCGCTTGCATCCTGCAAAACCCATGTCTCAAAGTCGAGACATGGGGCACCCGGTCTGTGGCGCAGATGCCGCAAAACCCCTGTCTCAAAGTCTAGACAGGGGGGGCGCCCGGTCTGTGGCGCGATGGATTAGCTAAGGTGGTTAGCTAGCTGGCCCATCGTGCGAGGGTGGCGAGCAGTTTTGTCTTGCCGACACCGTCGGCGTAGGTCTTCAGCACGAGGTTACGCAGCAGCGGCCAGCGCATCACCTTGAAGCCGCGCGCGGGCTCGCGATAGAACGAACGCGATGCGCGATCGGAGAACGCGAGCACCTCTTGCAGCGGACGCAGATGATGCGCGTAGCCTTCTGCCATGGCATAGGGTGCGCCGAGGATCGCTGCTGCTGCCGCCTGTCCGCTCACGAGCGCAGAGTGGATGCCTTCGCCGGTCAGGGGATCGACGAGCCCCGCAGCATCGCCGACGAGCAGTACGCGGCCACGCGGCGCGTAGCGATGACCGCCCATGCCGAGGTACTGTCCGGTCACCTCGGCAGGAAGCTCCACGCCAAGCTTGGTGCGGGTGTACTCGGCGAGCAGCGCGCGCGTTACCGTCTTCAGCTTCGCGTTGATCGGATCGTTGTCGGGGGCGAATGCGCCGACGCCGATGTTGATGTGATCGCCCTTGGGGAACAGCCAGCCGTAGCCATCGGCGAGCGGAGCGAAGTCGAAGACCAGGTCCTGCGGACCGTCTCCTTCGGGCAGCGGTACGGGGAGGCTCGTGTACGGCACCATCGCCTCGAGCGCGAAGCCGCGCATGTACCACTGCGGCTCTTCGCCGGTAAGGAGTTTGCTCTGCGTGGAGAGGCGACGCGTCTGGCCGTTGGAGCCGTCGGCGCCGATGAGCACAGGCGCGGTGAAGGTCTGCGGGCCATCGTTGGTGGCCACGGTCAGGGCGACGTGGTCGGGCTGTTCGTCCAGCGTGAGGATGTTATCGATCTTCATCCACTCGGCGCTGCCGCCTTTGGCGCCGGCCTTCAGCGTCTGCTCAAGGCAATAGGCATCGAACTTCTCGCGCACGGCCATCGCGGCGATGGGCGTCTTTGCCTTCACGCGAATCTCCTGCGACTTGTCGGCGACGGTGCCGCTCGTTGCGCGTTGCAGCACGATCTCGTCGCACACGCGCTCAACCACGGGATCGACGGAGTAGCGCAGCGCCGCGAGTGTCTTGCGTGTGAGCCCGCAGGCGCAGGCTTTGGGGCGAGGGAAGAGCCGCTTGTCGAGCAGCAGAACGCGCTTGCCGTTGCGGGCAAGATCAAAGGCCGCGGCGCAGCCAGCCGGTCCGGAGCCGACGATCAGAGCATCGTAGGAGAAAGCCATCGCTACTGAGTGTAACGAGTGCGGGCTAAAGCTCGAAGGCCTCGGCCAGCAGCGAGTAGCTGCGCTTGCGCGCTTCGTGGGAATGCGTGATGGTGTTCACGATCAGCTCGCGCAGTTCAAGCTCGCGGGCGATGCGGAGCAACTCGTCGCGCACCTTGGCGGGCGTACCGACGACGTAGCGCGGGTACTCGGTCTCCGGCTGGTCGATCGCGCCGGCGAGCACAGGCCAGGGCTGCCGTGGGACCGCAGGCGGCACGTTGAGTTCGCGCAGCGCCTCTTCGGGCGTGGCTACCGGGCGGCGGTCATCCTGGCGGATGCGTCGCTGCAGCAGGCGGACGGAGGCGTGCAGATGGTCGGCTTCTTCCTGCGTGGGGGCGACGATCGCGCCGATGGCGATCATCGCTTCAGGCTTCTGCAGCTCGGCGCTGGGCACGAAGCTGCGCTGGTAATGCGTAATCGCCTCACGTGTGCCCTGACCGGAGAAGAAGTGCGCAAAGGCGTACGGCAGGCCCTCCTGCGCGGCGGTCACAGACGACCACATGGAGGAGCCAAGCAGCCAGACGCGCGGCGTCGTCTCCGCGCTGGGCATCACGCGAATCTTCGAGAACGGATGTGGACCGCGGGCGTCGCGATAGTTGTCCCAGCGCGAGTTGTCGAGGAACGCGCGCAGTTCGGCGAGCTGTTGCGGAAAGTCATCGCGCGAGGGGGCTTCGCGGTCGCGCTTGAGCGCGTAGGCCTCGAGCTGCCCGCCGCCGGGTGCGCGACCGATGCCGAGATCGATACGGCCGGGGAACATCGCTTCCAGCGTGCGGAAGA
The nucleotide sequence above comes from Granulicella cerasi. Encoded proteins:
- a CDS encoding TlpA family protein disulfide reductase, coding for MKPVLALTAAALLFTATALHAQATPDSIRKEIGTLRSLPEAERGTRTGSIAKEIATLPDGKPKLGLALGLAHLSTEGDPGRDNLQAVTDTLAAATNGFPVPEANGKPAEPYNELATLARYEEMKVSGPIAQNPQYIAALDKLAKDDEEVSKQDFTAKDIKGKKWTLSQLRGKIVIVNFWATWCPPCRMELPALDNIADKLPNDVVVLALTDEDSLKVQPILSRIPHLTVLFDSDHKAATKFKVNSLPKTFVFDREGKLAAVAIDGRTPRQFVAMLKKAGLKL
- the proB gene encoding glutamate 5-kinase, producing MRRIVVKLGTNVIMRTDGKVALGLLCGLVEQVAALREQGYEVLVVSSGAVGLGVERLGLSTRPTVLAQVQACAAIGQSRLMALYGDAFDRFNCPIAQVLLTEDDFRDPTRHANLRATLDALLTLGVIPIVNENDTVSTMELERPAEGAPQRLFGDNDKLSALLVKHINADLLVLLSDVDGLYDRNPTEPGAQVLQRVEVIDESVLALAQGGNGRGRGGMSSKLESANIALRAGKQVVIANGRTPQVLERLLAGEVLGTRFAAPVAAGSWR
- a CDS encoding glutamate-5-semialdehyde dehydrogenase encodes the protein MSERTVREIAVAAKAASRVLAPLDEAKRNAALEAMADAIAAAGPELSAANAEDLKAAESLSGEDALSPSTLSRLKLNKAKLQEMVEQIRSVAALPDPLGRVLDATELDNANPLPGGSVDGLHLQKISVPLGVLAVIFEARPDAVTQIAALALKSGNAVMLKPGKEVERTAIALVDVLRKAVAAAGLPSDLISLVLGRERAAEMLAMHDAIDMMIPRGAKKLVEYVQANTRIPVLGHAEGICHIYVDLAADEQLALRVIDDAKLDYPAACNAVETVLVHRDIADEFVPKLAEHLSRRGVKLHGDSEVLKLTKDATPVADWSHEYGEPEIAVGVVDSLDAAIAHIHTHGSSHTESILTEDAVAAERFLREVDAAGVYHNASTRFADGFRYGFGAEVGISTSRFHARGPVGLDGLTTYKYVLRGRGHVAGDYRGVAGRSFTHRKES
- a CDS encoding prephenate dehydrogenase; this translates as MATRVLILGTGLIGASIGLALKSLGAAFEGEVLGWDPNAAESAEALRIGALDRVLASQEDVLALNAADVYVLAAPVLPILDWMERLAPVLSEGQLVTDVGSTKVVICEKANALFNQPGRATFLPGHPMAGKESGGAAIAEASLFRGATWLFTSLAEPTPLTLQWQAWIAAFGAVPREIEALRHDKVCAWVSHLPQMLSTAFAALLEDSFGEDAAAMEDIRAIGGRALRETTRLGASPYSMWRDIAMTNTQPLAATLFALEQHLAHIRENLRTPELREEFRAANRFRSTR
- a CDS encoding aryl-sulfate sulfotransferase — translated: MKTLFRSVSVLAAALALSSAAHAGDPPRVYPTGTTVYNPAKAYNSYVAFSGPDGLMHLIDMNGHEVKRWSHGGNPGEVLDPKLVGGARGHVMLQLAENGDKRGGIFTNKTFGEADWNDKTVWSWSGEGKDGSALQNHDWARLPNGHTLMLRTVVHAVPMVGPTVIGDQGIVEVDQQGKVVWTWDAGDHLAEFGFSPEGIRYLQARVAKNGAEPYGYLEINDMQVLGPNQWFDAGDKRFDPENIMIDARKGNVVLIISKRTGKVVWSLGPNFPGDELSPDQRIGNKTLPRPVDQISGQHNAHLIAKGLPGAGHLLLFDDEGGAGFPPAALGIYAGSRILEIDPVKKQIVWQYTGEDSGRPTWTFFSSFVSSAHRLPNGNTLICEGMYGRLFQITPTGEIVWEYVVPYLGHGKRGDKPFESMLTYRAQAVPYDWVPEGTPHTETPVQELDITSYRVGQP